The Sporomusaceae bacterium FL31 sequence CCATTGCAACACTAAATACTAAAGGAATCAGCAATACGAACCCGACTTGGAAAAATACAGGGATACCAGCAACAAAGCCGACTAACATCATTGCCCATCCGGCTCTTTGCTTACCAAGAGCGTCAATCATCGTACGAGCCAAACGCTCTGCGCCACGAGATACTTCAAGCATCTTGCCGAGTATCGTGCCAAGCCCCAGAATCGTGGCTAAAAATCCTAGTGTCCCACCCATACCAGCCTCGATCGATGATCCGATTTTTGCCAATGGCATGCCAGTCGCAAAACCTACGAACATGCAAGCTACAATTAAGGTTATGAACGCGTGCAAGCGCACTTTCATAATGAGAAATACAATCAATGCGATTGACGCAAAAAGTACCAGCATAAGTCCCGCAGGTGTACCCATTATCCTCTCTCCCTTTTGTTAATAATCGCTTTTGGAAATACCTTGTCCGTCGTCCTCCTTTCAGTTATTCTAATTACAATGGTTTACTGAAAACCTCATAAATACCGTACTGATGAAGCGCCTGATACAACTCATTTTTCCGGTGAAAAAGCTTACGATACTTCTCTACATTGATTTCATTCGGTTTGAATATTGTTGGCTGTGTGTAACATATGCCGTGGAAAGCTTGAGTGTAATCCCGGTAAATACCTAGGGTCACAGATGCACTCATTAAAGCCCCTAGAGAAGACGCCTCACTATTATCATAACGAATAACTGGTTTATTAAATGCGTCTGCCTGAATTTGATTAAACAGTTCTAGAGATACTAATCCACCGGCAACACTTACCGCGGATATATCCTTTACCAGATTCTCGATCAACGAAATATTATGAGCAATTTCTGACGCTATTCCTTCAAGAATAGCCCTCACCAGATCACCGCGGCAGCTCCCCAGCGACAAGTTAAAAAACATTCCTTTCGCCAGAGGATTCCAATACGGAGCGGCACTTCCCTCAAAATGAGAAAGCATGACTACACCGTTTGCTCCGACTGGCGACTTGGCCGCTTCTTCATTCATACGTGCATAGCTATCATCTCCCTCGGGATAATATTGTTCCTTGAACCAGCGATGAACCGAACCGGTATTAAAGATTCCTGCTTCTGCAATCCATTTACCGGGCAGGGCAGATGCACTGCAAAGAGTCCGGCACTGGTCATCAAACTGCGGCGTTTCGGAATGAGCAATAACAAACGACCCTGTTCCGGTATTAGCCTCAGCGTCTCCCGGTCTGAGTATATTCAGTGCCAGCGCTGCACACTGCTGATCCCCGCCGCCAAGGATGACTGGTATTCCTTGGGGCAACCCAGTATAACCGGCAATATTGCTGCCAAGGAATCCTGCCCGTGAGCCAGGTGCACAAAGTTCGGCCAGTTTTGAATCTGAAATACCGGTAATCCGCAGCATATCTTGATCCCAGTCAAACGTACTGATATTCATGAGCATGGTCCGACAGGCCTGAGTCCAATCAGTGATGAATGAACCCGTCAGCAGGTATACTACATAATCTTGGACACCAATCAATTTATGAGCCTTATCGTATATCTCTGGACATTCATCCTTGAGCCACATCATCTTGGGAACAGAAAAATATGGATTCGCCCTTAACCCAGTGTGTTGGTATATCTCAGATAGACTGAATTGGGCAAGCATTTTATCACATTGAACTGTGCTCCGCTTATCTTGCCACATGATCGCATGATGCAAAGGCTGCCCGTCGCGAGTGACAGGGATAACCGATGCCCGCTGGGAAGTCACCGCTATCGCATCTAAGTGAATATTTTGCGTCTTGATAAATTCGCTCGATTGTTTCAGCGTAGCTAGCAGTGCTTCTTTCCAAGTGGTCGGATTCTGTTCCACATAGTGATTAGCGTAAAATTCCGAATGATACTCTTTTGAGGCTCGATTTAACAGCCTGCCTGCGCTGGTGTAAAGCATGGTCTTCAGACTTGACGTGCCAACATCGATGACCAAAATATGTTCCATTCTGTTCGCCTCCTCAACACCTAATTTAAAGACTATTGCGAAAATTCTACCATTACCAAACCCCGAAGGGTTCGGTAATCAGTGATATAGGTATTTTAGTTTTAGGCTGAACGAAACATTGTCGCGTATTTATTTACAACTTCCTTGATATAGCCGACTTCTTTAAGCGCCAATTGTGATAGGTGGCATGAAGCTCCTGAGTCCAAAAGACCCTTGACTTTCTCAATTGTATACATTGATATTTCAGTATTAACGTTAATCTTAGCAATACCATGACGGATACATTCCTTAACGATAGCTTCGGGTGTTCCTGAACCGCCATGCAAAACAAGTGGTATATCTACGAGTGCTGCAATTCGCTTTAGTACTCCGATGTCGATCCGCGGAGTCCCTTTATACATGCCGTGAACCGTGCCTATTGAAACCGCCAAGGCATCAACCTTGGTAGTCTCTACAAATTGGGCAGCCTGATCCGGATTGGTGTAGATTTCTTCTGCGGCTTCTTCATTAGAAAATTCACCGCCTGCTAAAGCTCCTAATTCCGCTTCAACACTGACATTAGCGGCATGAGCGATCGCAACGATTTCGGATGTTTTGAGCATATTCTCCGCAAATGGTAAGCTTGATCCATCGTACATGACCGAAGTAAATCCAGCCTTGATAGCCTTGATAATTGTCTCAAACGATTTACAATGGTCAAGATGGAGAACTACAGGGATATCAGCCTTAGCTGCCATGGTATCCACTAACACAGCAACTTCATCAAGTTCCATGTTGGACAAATAGTTTGCACCAAAAGCTACAATGGTCGGATAGCGAAGGTCTTTGCCTGCATCGATCACTCCACGAATGGTTTCGTAGTTATATACATTGAACGAACCTACAGCATACTTGCCTTTCTGAGCATCTGACAACAGTGTTGCTAGGTTAGTCATCATGATTGAACACCTGCCAGCCAAGCTTTGAATTCCGGATTATCCAGCACTTCCTTGTTAATGATGAATCTTGGTTTCTCACCTTTGAGAAGCTTACCGATATCTTCCATAAGGATCTCAGGCGAGCGTGTAAGAGCTTCCTTCGTTGTACCAGCAATGTGAGTGGTCAAAGTTACATTATCGAGTGTCAGGAACGGACTGTCTGCTTTAAGTGGTTCATCCAAGAAAACATCGAGTCCCGCACCAGCAATTCGCTTCTCCTTTAAAGTTGTGAGCAGCGCCTTCTCATCGACCAATCCTGCCCGGCCGGTATTGATTAGATAGGCAGTCGGCTTCATAGAGCCCAATTCCTTTTCGCCCACCATATTTTTCGTACTTTCACTCATGCGCGCATGCAGGGTGACGAAATCGCTGTCTTTAAAGAGTGTCTCCTTGTCAACTAGCGTGCAGCCTGCCTCACGGACATCCTCCGGGTTAGCAAATGGGTCATAGACCAGACGATTAACACCGAAACCGGCCAGTTTCTGTGCCACTAATCTGCCAATATAGCCAAACCCGACAATGCCCACGTTCTTTCCTTTAAGTTCAGGCACCCAATCCGAATTAGAGAATTCTTTCCGCCACTGGCCGTTTTTAATTGAATAATGAGCGCGGGCAATATTTCGGCACTCGGAAAGCATAAGGCCAACTGCAAAATCAGACACCGCTTCCGCGTTGCGGCCTTCAATATTGAATACTAAGATTCCCCGCTTGGTCGCTTCCTGAACATTGACATTTTCCAGCCCAGCACGAGAAACGCCGGCAATACGCAGTTTGGGCATCGCGTCAAATACCTTTGAAGAAACTGGCACAAATAATCCTGCAAGCAATTCAGCATCGCTGCCTTCTGCTGTAATTAGCGAGTCAACTTCCTCAATCTCAGGCCCCTGCTTTTCAACTTCAAGGCGTCGTGCCTGCAATTTCTGCCAATTAGGCTCCCAGTCTCCCACTTTAATAACTCCGACGTATTCACTCAAATACTTTTTCGTTGCCGCTTCAAACTCACTACCTACAATCATGGCGTCTCCGAGAAGTACAGCTTTCATTTGTCTAGACATGTTAGAACACTTCCTTTAAAGTTTTATTACTACTACAATATTAAATGAGTAGTATTTTTACTACTCTATTTCGCTTCTTTTCACTATACTCCTGCTTTTCTTTAGCTTTATTTTTTTGAATTTTATAAAAATCATGACTATCCTTTTCCAGTTAGCTGTAATGCAGAAAGCTTGCAATAAGTTCTTGGTATACTGACCCGATATACCTACTTATCTACTTTTACAATTGCGAAAGATTACAGACGAAATTAAACAGCCTTAGTTCGAAAAATTTCGAACTAAGGCTGTTTAAACTCAGACATACGCAACGCATTAGCATCAGATCGTATATGTGTTGTTAAAAAGAGAATTACTCTATCTCAAAAAATAGCGTCAAACGAAAAACCGATAACTACAAAGGAGCAGTTCCAATACCATTTTCTCAATAAAATTAACCATTTATTTACCAATCCATAACCTATCATGTGTCATAAAGTACTATGCTTGAGACAAACGATACTACAAAGAAGGTGACACAATGAATACTCAACAGGCGGCGTGTCATAAAATTCTGGTTAGTTTACAAAACATCGTTGATGCATATGCAGCTTTAGCAAAACTTTTGACCAAATAATATTTGTGATTTTAGCAAACCAATATACTTTTTACCGATTAAAGAGAACGCCCTCTAACCATGAGCATGCTGGTTCGAGGGCGTTCTTGCGGCCATATGTGAAGCACAGGTAATATCTGATAGTCTCATGATTCGCGCTAACTGACGTATCTAGGCATCATTATTGCTTCATTATCCGCGATATCTTGAACTTACACGCTGAATCATCGTACTAATAATTCTTGGATGTTTCTGTCACATCACTGACTCTTTTTCCAAGTCCAGATAGGAAAATACTCAGCCAGCCAAAAACAAGTCCTAAAAAATTTGCCCCTGTAATCCACAGCATTGCAAACAATAAATTACTGATATAATCGGTCTGCACAGGAAATGCATGCGCATAATACCCAGCAAACATGCAGGAATATGCATTAAAGGATGCTAACGAACAATTGAGAGCTTCAGGGTTCAACACTCGAGCTACTCTCCAGTACCACTCAACGGTTTCTTCTCTTCCATTTTCTTCTATTGTTTGTACTAGTTTCACTCTATCAGACGCATAATTGGGATGTAACTCATCGTTATATTTTGTTCTGTTTAAAGCTGTAAATGCTCCATCTTTTCCAGCCATTGAGCCAATTATAATAATAAGCCATTCTTTGACCGAATTATCATGAACATTACTCAGCAGCACATCACTAAAACCAGTACCTAAAGCTCCTGAAGAAATATTACCTCCTCCAAGACTGGACGCAATTCCACCTACAGTTGTATGAAGAATCGTGCTCATTGTACTTGCCGTAGCGGTTCTTACTCAGGGGTTCGTCTATCAATTTAAAGAAAAATCCAGTCCAAAGGCTACTCCTACAACTACTTAAAAGGCAGAATCCTCAGGTCCCAACAATATTTCGGCATTTGTGATGGCAAAAGAGGTAATCCGCCGTAATCTAAAAGATCCCGCTTCAGCTAAATTTGGAAACATCACAGAGGCTGCAGTTGAAAAAGTCGATGGAAATATAAATCGTTGGAGAGTCGCTTGTTACGTTGATGCTAAAAATAGTTTTGGTGGTACTATTCGTACTTGGTACGCTGTCCAGTTGTTTTATCGGAACAATGGGTTGGGATGTCGAAGGGATTGAAACAATCGATCGTCAGTAGAATCTATAATTCACATCATTGAATGGTATTCCCTACTATTGCCTGATTGAGATTTTCAACTTTAAATGCCGCATGAGACATCGATTTAATGAGTGGCTGTAACGGACACCCTTTCTCCATATCTTTGTTATGTTACCCTCCTAGAATTAGCTATTTTAAATTATGTTGTTGTTGAATCTCTGACTTGATTTTTTCAACTAATGTCTATAGGCAATTCAATATGTTCTGATACAGAAGATATCAAAATCTCAATTAGTTCAGCATCCATAAATTGATAGTCATCAGGAATATTGAGACATACAATTCTCTTGTCATGAAGCATATCTCCGAAACGTTCTCGCAGCCGTCTCACATGCTTCTTTTCCATTACAAGAATCAAATCAGCCCAGCCGATATGACCACTCATTACCTTTACCCGAGCTTTATCTTCTGTCCCCGCTGACCTTGATTTTTAACTATTATCATTTAATTAAGGCTATAGCCATTAACTTCTAGATTACTAATATATTGGGTTCATTATGTCTACAATATTTCTACAATATTATCTAATGTCAAAAATACATAATGCCAAATATTATAAATGGCATACATGTCATAACTCTCCTGATTGAACCATTCAACATAAGATGAATTAATAACCTTAAAAAAAGCGACCACTTAGTATAGAAATCTCTTCCATATTTGTTATCTAAAAGGTTTATTGTTTTTAATCGCCTACCCTCATCAGTACTTCTAAGTGATAATATTGAACTATCAAAATGAACTTGGATTGTCACATTCTCATCTTCATCTTTTAATATAAGCAATGTGCCATTTTAGTCGAAACTAACTTGTCAAGATATAACTTTGCAGGTATGCCTTCTAAGGATATCCATTTAGTCCATTTCTCCCCCACTAAATTCACCTCCATCATTCGTCATATCGGATTTTAGTATTTTTCTATCAGAGCTTACGGTCTGTACAATAACTTGCCCACTGACGAAGATCTGGGAAGTTATTGTCCTATGTTGGCATTTTGGGAAAGTCACGTGGTGTAGGGTGTCTACAACATGGGCAGCAATCTCTATTAATCTCTATATAAATACCCCTTAAGTTATAAATCAGGCTGTGATGATATTATTGTGGTAACTGCTCTGGTAATGGTTATAGGGGTAGTTGTCCGTTTTGTGGCAGTAATGAGTCTAAGTCATTCTGATTCACCAGATTTGATTTTTTAAGGATTATCAATATGCCCAGTTGTTGTCTGTTCATGAGACGATACCTGAGATGAAAAGGGAGGTCAGCGGATTTTTACGTCCACTGACCTTTAATGTTTTGCGAACCCTTTTTGTTATTGTTGACAGTTTCCATTAATCAGTCTCCACTGTAAAACCGTCCCTTGGCTCATCTTATACTTCTCATATCCACATTAATCTTTAATATTAAAGTATTTCTGAATATGTTCTGCTAATTTCGGAATATCTTTAATAGCATTCTTGCATATAGATTTGTAGTCATCTTCCGGAATTACTTCCTTTTCATTTGTATTTTGCGCCTTATTAATATAGTTTCTTTCTATTTCGTAGAGTATCAGTGGAGCAATAACGTAATTATCTTTTCGAGAAAACTCATATCTATACAATGTCCACTCTAAAATTCCATGAAAACTTTCTATACATGCTTTTATTTCACTATATTTACTTGTTTCTTGAAGCCTAAATATCAAACTAGGAATTCTATTATATATATCATCATTAAGATACATATTAAGTTTAGCTTGCTCAAAAGGAAACTTTTTTCTAAGGATCTGTGCTATCAATTTTGAATAATCCTGGTTGTTATCCATTACTTTTTCCCTCCCCTTATTATTCAAAATTATTCTAACGTAATTCAGTAACGTTAAAACCATCAGGATTTATTTCCTTCAAAGCTTTAAAATAATCATCTTTCAAAACAGGAACATCGCTAAATCTTGGATCATAAATATATTTACCATCACTATAAACTTGATGATATATATAGTTTTCAACTTTACCATACTCGTATCCGTTTAATGATCCTTCTTTTCCTGTTATATTATAAATTTTACCATTCTTACCCGATGCATTATATAAGTCTTCAGCAATTTCCGAGCAATCAATTTTATATTTTTTATATGCTTCATTCTTCATTGCGTCTAGTACTTTAGCATTACCCAGCCCATTTTTTCCCTTTGAAGCTACAAACCCTACTACAATTGCAGTCATAGCTGCTAGCCCATCTCCAGATGAAGCCGGCTGACTACCAATGTTTATAGTATTCTCTTTTTCACGGAGAAGAATCATTCTGGCAATCGCAGATGAATCTTCAGGGTTATCCAGACTTCTTAATATTACGCTACTCAAATCTCCCGGTGCCAAAACATTTGGGTTTAATGCATTATCTATAATCGTTCCTGCTGCAACATCTTTTACAAGTATTGATGCATTGTTTAATATCCAGTTGAGTACACCATTGTTGTTTGCATTTTCTCTTATTTTAGTAGCTTCTTCATTCAAACGATCAGCAACTATGTTTCTGTCGCTAATATCAATGAGCCCTGCAACATACGCTGAGTTAATTACTTCTAGCATAGCTTCTCGTTCTTTAAGAGCGTACTGTACATCTGAAGAATATGACGAATCGTTCGTCCGCGCCACGTCAGTAAATGCTGGAGTATCTACTGCACTTCCTTCTCCAGGAACGGAAGCTCCAAAAAGAACATCCTGACGTTTAGCAACACGTTCTAGTTCTTTCGGGTCTTTTATTAATTCGAACTGAGTATGTGTTAAATAATTGTTTTTAGTTTCACTGACTGCCGTAAAAGCTCCAGTCTGTGCACTATCTCCAACAACCGTTGCTGCTGCTGCACCTACAATGGCACTTGTCCATTGTAATACTGCAGGATCAGTTATATTTTTCAACTCATTCATTAGAAGCTGCGTTGTTCCTGCACCTGCTGCACCTGACGCAAAACCATTACCACCAAGACTGGAGGCGAGTCCACCAACCACAGTATCAAGAAGTATTTTATTGGTTCCACCTTCACTCCAACTCTTAAAATCTGCTAGCGCAACAGCTCTTTCTTCGTCAGTAGTAGCATTCAGGTATCTTTTAGAAGCATTCTCCTTCTGCGTTTTTGCCAAATCCCCAATAGCTTTAAATGCTTCTTCCCCAAAGACTTGCGCCAGTTCCTGTTTTTCCTGAACCGTCTTTTTATCGAAAATCTTACCTAACGCATTCAACGCGCCGCTTGGGTCACGACTGAGGTTGGATAGGTCTTGGTCAGGATTGGAGCGTACTTCGATCGTTCCCGGTGATATGGCCGATTGCGTCGTACTGTCGGCATCCCCGGATACTTTTACACCAATATTGGGTGTCAGTCCGGCATCTTTTTTCTGTGCCGTCTTTCTTGTATCCAGGTTTACTCCAATGCTACTTGCTTCATATGCTGCCTTATTTTCGATATCAGAGTATGTTAGCGTACCAGTACTGAGCTTATTCTTATCCGGTGTAGCTTCACTAGCTATAACCGCCCCCTGCAGGTCAGTATTACCACCAACTTTAATATCAAAGCCGCCTTCACCTGCGTAGATACCAGTTTGTTCAGTTACGCTTTGATATTCAGAATTGATTTTCCCTTTGCTGGCAGAGGCAGTTCCACTGAGACCTCCCGCTCCAAAACCAATGGTTACACCTGAAGATTTACTGCTTTCTTTGTAATTGTCAACATCTTGCAGACTTTCGAGATTGAGATCACCGCCCGCATCGATATCAATGGTTTTACCTTTTACCTGCGCTCCTTTAAGATTGGTATCATCCCCGGATTCAATCCTAACCGTATCTACAGCAGTAATATAAGTATTCGTATGGGTTAATGTAGTTCCGTCTTCATTACTACTGCTCATACTGCCATTCACGAAGAATCCCGGTGCACTTCCTTCGCTTACCTTAACACCAATACCTGCTGATTTACCACTTGTAGTCGTATCAGTACTTGTCGTATTCTGTTCGGCAATCAAATTGACGTCTTTTGATGCGCCAAGGTAAATATTCTGGCCGTCAATTTTGGAGCCTATAATATTGAGATTACCATCACTGGCTTTACCTTGTTCATCTTTAGCTCCACTGCCGACTGCCTTTATAGTTAAATCACCACCAGCCGTTACCTGACTAGGCGTTGCATTTGTTACCTGATAGTTGGTTTCACGCTGTTCTTTGGTTGTGCCCAAACTGATTGAAACAGTTAGTCCATTATTCTTATTCGGCTTGCTACCATCAGCATTTTTCCCCTTACTGAGATTGTCAACCGCTTTTACCGCTTTATAGTCATAGAGGGCCTTGAGACGACCGTCTTCTACTTCATCCGCCCGTTTAAGTGGTTGAGCCACACCTTGGATATTATCAATGCCTTGGCTGCCAATAGAAACACTAAGTCCAGTTTGCTTAAATTCATAAGTCTGACGTTCTGATACAGTGTTCGCCGCTGCTTCAATGGTAACATTCTGTCCTGTTATGTCAGTGTCTTTTTTACTAACAATGTCGGATGCCTTAACCAGTACATCTTTTCCTGCTTCGATGTTGACGCTGCCATCCGTGGAACCAATAACACTACCTTTTTGACTCACACTTTCAAGAGAATCGGTACTTGTTTGTTTTTGCGTCCCAATAGTAAACCCTAAGCCACCGCCGCTAAATAGTCCAGATTTTTTCTCTTGCCGGAAATGATCTTCTTGATTGGTTTCCGTTGCTGCAGTAATTGTAACATTTCCCTGAGCAGCTAAATTGACATCGTTTGTTGCAACAACGTTGCTGCCTTTTACAGTTATATTTTGACCTGCAAGTATGCTTGTCGTATCACCTGAGAAAATTGTGCCCACTGCACTTGTTTCATTAACTGTATCACGAGTTGTGATTGTAATGCTTGAGAGACCGCCACTATGTCCTTTATGCTTATGTGCCTCATCCACAGTGAGGTTTGCTTGTCCTTCTGTCAGATTAACATCGCGTCCTGCTGTAGCTACAAGCTCTCCTTGTATGCTTTCAACACTAGCCGCTTTGGCATTCAGATCATTACCTGCTTGTAAACGGATATTGCCCTGACTCTGAATCGTAGTACCAACATCCATACTACTGCTGTCATTGCGATAATTATTGCTATCCCAGACAAGGTGGTTACTATCACCGATTGTAACAGTGCCCATATTGAGATTATTCCCGGCAATTATGCTTGTACTGCCATCTTGACCGCTATTGCCGATCTGGGCAGCCACAAGATTGATATCCCGACCGGCGCTAACAACCATGACTCCTTTGTCACCATTTACATAGAGTCCGGCAGTCCGATCTATAACGGTACGACTGCCCTGAGCGTTAGACTGGGTATCTGTTGTGGATACTACATTGATATCTCGTCCTGCAGTAACGACTAAACTATTGCTTGCCTGTATTTGACCTCCAATATTATCAAGGTCTGTACGGGCTTGAAGGGCAACGTCAGTGCCACCAATTCGTCCACCAAGATTTCGAATATTTTCCGCTGTTATATCAACACCATTGCGCCCAGCAATAGTACCATTATTATTAAGATCCCCACTTAATTCTAACTTGATATCATTTCCGGCAATGAGCGCACCTGAGGTTGTAAGATCACCATCTTTTACTCCACGAACATAGACCTGAGGTACCAGAGCATGAGTTACTTGACCGTTCGGAAGAAGAATCTCTTTATCAACAAGCCAAACTATGTCACTTGTGAGCTGTGCCATTTGCTCTGTAGATAATGCTACACCAAGACTTAGTTGGTGCTCTTGGGCAAAAACAGCAGCATTGCTCATCAGTTTCACATATTGATCTTCATCACTGGTATACCCGTCCAGATAACGTTGACCAGTAAGCTGGGTAATCTGATCACGAACAAGCTTTTGTTCATAAAAGCCATCACCTAGACGTTTTTGAACGCCATTTGGATCAATATTAAGCGCTTGAATCATATAGTCTGACGATATCCAGGTACGGTAATCGGCAAACCGAGGATCAGTTTCGATCAAATAGTTAACATTTGAATTTGGCGTCAATTTAAACAGACTGCTATTAGGAATACTGGTGTTGACTGTGCCGCTACTTACAGTGCCCCCTGTCAAGGTAGTCACTCTAGCAATTTGGTTAACCACCGCGCTATCATGACTTGTTATGTTGGCGACACTCGTATCGGTAACAGTTTGGCTAACTTGCTTCTCTGTAAGACCAGCGACCTGCGTACCGGTACCATTAGGAGTTGTTTTTTCCTCATAGACGGTAGGTGTCAATGTAATGTCTTGCTTAGAAGCAGCTGGGTTATAGCCTGATGTGCTGCTGCCGGTGCTGTCTCGTCCATGGTGGTGATCTCGCCAGTATGATGTAACACTGCCTGTATCTGTTACGATATGTACTCCTGGAACCTCCGTATTATTGAGAGTCCCGATAATGCCACCCAAAGTACCTCCAGCAATAATCTGACTCTTGTCATTGGTTACTGTTTCTGCATTGATTTGCATGGCTCCACCAGAAAGGATTTGAGCAGGATCAGAAGTTTGAACTTTAGTTTCCGTGGTCGTTCTCGTATAGTTGTATGCAAGCCAATTTTCATAATTTCCCTCAGGAGTATGAAGATGATCCGACTCATCATTATAAATATAAACATTTGGTGTACCAGGTACGTAACGATACGGTGATCCGCTCCCCTGGTACTCAACAATGGACTCTGTTTTTATAGTTTGCACAGTTGTGCTAAAGTGTTCATTTGTATTATAAATTTGCTTGGAGGTGAGATTTAAGTTACCCAGAGCTTCGATCGTGGCACTATTATTATTTAAGGAAATATTTTGACCAATGGCTTTTTTGCCACTATCAAGACTACCGCCTATAAACATATCACCTGCACTAAAAATCAAAGAATGCTCGCGATTGGTGATATTTTTTGCACCAATATCCAGTCGATCCCTTGCTGCAATCACTGCAGCCGTACCACCTTCAACATCATTATTGAGTGTGTTTGACTGGATGGCAATATGATTTCCATAAA is a genomic window containing:
- the xylB gene encoding xylulokinase gives rise to the protein MEHILVIDVGTSSLKTMLYTSAGRLLNRASKEYHSEFYANHYVEQNPTTWKEALLATLKQSSEFIKTQNIHLDAIAVTSQRASVIPVTRDGQPLHHAIMWQDKRSTVQCDKMLAQFSLSEIYQHTGLRANPYFSVPKMMWLKDECPEIYDKAHKLIGVQDYVVYLLTGSFITDWTQACRTMLMNISTFDWDQDMLRITGISDSKLAELCAPGSRAGFLGSNIAGYTGLPQGIPVILGGGDQQCAALALNILRPGDAEANTGTGSFVIAHSETPQFDDQCRTLCSASALPGKWIAEAGIFNTGSVHRWFKEQYYPEGDDSYARMNEEAAKSPVGANGVVMLSHFEGSAAPYWNPLAKGMFFNLSLGSCRGDLVRAILEGIASEIAHNISLIENLVKDISAVSVAGGLVSLELFNQIQADAFNKPVIRYDNSEASSLGALMSASVTLGIYRDYTQAFHGICYTQPTIFKPNEINVEKYRKLFHRKNELYQALHQYGIYEVFSKPL
- a CDS encoding fructose-bisphosphate aldolase; its protein translation is MMTNLATLLSDAQKGKYAVGSFNVYNYETIRGVIDAGKDLRYPTIVAFGANYLSNMELDEVAVLVDTMAAKADIPVVLHLDHCKSFETIIKAIKAGFTSVMYDGSSLPFAENMLKTSEIVAIAHAANVSVEAELGALAGGEFSNEEAAEEIYTNPDQAAQFVETTKVDALAVSIGTVHGMYKGTPRIDIGVLKRIAALVDIPLVLHGGSGTPEAIVKECIRHGIAKINVNTEISMYTIEKVKGLLDSGASCHLSQLALKEVGYIKEVVNKYATMFRSA
- a CDS encoding D-3-phosphoglycerate dehydrogenase, which produces MSRQMKAVLLGDAMIVGSEFEAATKKYLSEYVGVIKVGDWEPNWQKLQARRLEVEKQGPEIEEVDSLITAEGSDAELLAGLFVPVSSKVFDAMPKLRIAGVSRAGLENVNVQEATKRGILVFNIEGRNAEAVSDFAVGLMLSECRNIARAHYSIKNGQWRKEFSNSDWVPELKGKNVGIVGFGYIGRLVAQKLAGFGVNRLVYDPFANPEDVREAGCTLVDKETLFKDSDFVTLHARMSESTKNMVGEKELGSMKPTAYLINTGRAGLVDEKALLTTLKEKRIAGAGLDVFLDEPLKADSPFLTLDNVTLTTHIAGTTKEALTRSPEILMEDIGKLLKGEKPRFIINKEVLDNPEFKAWLAGVQS